The Amaranthus tricolor cultivar Red isolate AtriRed21 chromosome 14, ASM2621246v1, whole genome shotgun sequence DNA window TAATGTCCATGTCTTGTTTGAAGTTTCTGTTGCTGCTTGTTGCTATAATTATAGTGTCATTGCCATGCCCCTtctttttgtgtgtgtgtttctTGAATGTTACAAAAATGtcataatctatttttttttaaatataagatTTGAGACTCTTTAATTTGATCATTTTGGCTTTAACTATTTAAGCCTCCTAGTAGAGAGATGAAGGGCAAAGGAAAGGCCAAAGGGGAGATTATTAGTGGATTTAAAATGAAATGTGGTTGGTTTTTCCTTGCCTTCCTTATCTTGTACAAATGCACTCCCTTGAGATACCAAAATGTGCTATGACTAGAGCTGTTCAATGGGGCGGGCCCTGATTAAAGCCTGTGACCTGGCCATTAAAAAAGGGTCTAGTCTGCTAAATTTTTTAAAGGGTCGGGATTTAACGGGTCGACCCATAAAGAAAATTAGCCGGATGGGGTGGCTTTTAACGGGTCATGATTAATGAAACTTTTTACAGTGAATCTAATGAATGACTTACCATTGCGTTATCTTTCTCTCATAAGTATGCTTGAGCTTGTTCTCACATAACTATACAAACATAAAATAGAGTTATTTTTGATGGTTAATTCTACAAATTAAGGCAAAATGGTAGcaacaaataataattcaatggcaattgtatatataatatatagctgGGTCTCATAAGGTACaagtaaagaaaaaattttactaaataaGACTGTGATATTTAATGTGAATTTATCAAAAGAGAAAATTAGAAATTTCACTAGAATAGGAGGCTCATCTTGTGATTTAGTCTGTCCCACATTCTTGTGATTTAGTATGTCTCACATTGTTTACCTTATTTTTCCTATTGCACGTGACCTTACTTAAATTACCCTAATAAAAATCACATTTAAATCTATAATTGGTAATTTCTCCATTAAAATACCCACTCTGTATTTGTTGATTATTATGAATCCTAGCAACCTCAAGAGGATAAAGAAGATGGAGAAGTACTTCCTCCGTCTTGAAATACTCGTTATTTAACgattttgacactatttatcgttcaagcttattttatatattgcggttaatgtgtaagaatatagtcaagtgagattttgttagaATCATCTAAttacatactttcataatattaagtcttttataattttttaaatgtgtataatttaatatataaatgatcaaaataacacattgaattgtgtgaaaagtcaaatgtaacaagcatggaacagaggaagtattaatTTGAGTTATTTTAGTATAATATGGTTTTTAGCCCACAGGATATTTTTTCATTCAAGGATGAGTAGtactatattttttcataaaggGAGTAGTACTATTTTTAAATGAAAGTGGTAGACTTGAGGGAAGACCCAATATAATAAGTTTATTAGAACAGCATAATCATAATGAATAAAAGCAAGATCACCAATTAAATTATGAATTAAAGGACAATAATTAAAAGTatctttaaatttatatattgtgtAGTTGGTAAAAGTTAGAGCAAACCATTTGCTAAGCAAGCCCTCTTTTCTCCATATAGTCCATTTGAATGTTATTTAAAGTATCTATTCTTTATATCCCTCTAAACTTCTCTTTATTTTCCTCCATACAAATTAGAATCCTTTGTGAGAATTACTTGTATCTGTATGGCATCCGGATCACAATCTGATGCAAGTGATAGTGATATGTTACACTTCTCTGTATCGGTAAGAATtttaatagagtatataacatatcttgataTATAAGCacaagcttaagttgatggttacaCCCAAAGATATCCAATATGCTATCAAATTACTTTCCAGTGATAAAAATGATAGGGCATATAACATAATATTGAAGtcttaaccatcaacttaagcagTTTATTGaattgatagagtatataacatatattagtGCCTCAAACATCagtatactatatataccatatattaGAGTCTTAACCATCAGGTTtgacttttggttgaattaatagagtattatataacatatattggtTCTCTACCATCAGCTTTAACTTAAGTTTTAGTTGAATTGATAgagtatgtaatatatatttggATTTTATCCATCAATTAATACTTCTGGTTGAATcgatagaatatataacatatatttagTCCTCAACTATCTTTGAAGCCTAAAATATGAAGTAGTATCAAAAAAGATCAATCAAGTTAGCTCTAGCTATTCTATCACTATTTCTATTATATTCTTCTTTTGTGTCATATTTCAGGAGTTAACTTCATATCTGAGTGATATAATGCATAAAGTCTTTGCTGGTAAAGAGCGTGATATAGAGGAAATATTGAACTCCCAAACAACTAGGAACTTTAATAAGGTGTATCATTACCCTAGGGTTCCTCTTGTTGAAGTGTACGATTGGTGTATTGATAACACATTTGTGAAGGATCAAATTGCTAATAATTCATTTTGGTCGCGAGCTAAAGAATGTTGTGGGATTTTTCCGAGCTATATTGTAAAGGATTTTGAGCAGACCGTTGTACTGGAACCTAAAATGGGCGAGAATGTATGTGTTAAAATACTTGAGGGATTTTTCAAGACCCAAAAAAGGGTTATACATTTGGGTTTAGTCCAAATAGCTATAAGGCCACTCAGAAGGGAACGTTTCTCAAATGTTCCAATAAAAGTTGGTTTAACAGATAAAAGTCATCCTATCTTTGGGGATTCCATTTTGGCATTAGTTGAAACAAATCTATCTCAAGGACCTTTCCATTTTAATTGTTTTCCTGATAGTTTTTACAATTTACAAGACCCTAGTCAATCTGTGGATGCCCTTAAATTATATGTAATGACGAGTTGGATACCTTTGGTATTGTCCTACAGGGTTGTGTGTGAAGTGTTGGAGCATCCAACTTATAAGTTTTCGAATCGGGTTTCAGGAGAAACAACTTACATTCAAACTGCGATACCGAAGACGACTAAATGGGATCAGGTGGAGCTTCCATACCGGTGGATAGAAAATTACTTTGGGTTTTACGATTGCTAATCAGCTTGCATTCATCATATTATCTCGCCTTTTGATTTGTAGATCAATGTGCATAGTGCACACCCATTGCGACGTGTTCAGGGTTGTTAATTGTTTTATAGTTCAAATGCCGGttgaaaagtcatttaccaaatgTTTTTTTCAGCTTTTTGACTAATCAGCAAGTAAAAGGCCAGCATTAAGATTATTGACCAAACATCCTTATGATTATGAAgtcaatatattatatatgtgtaatatttttctcaaaaatgtTTTTTGAAACATCGTCAAACGAATCAATACTAGCTTGTAATATAGTAttcatgttttgttttgttatgTATGAGTGAGCCTGCGACTAGTCTTAACTCCATGATCATGTtcaacatcttttattttcgtGCCCATATGATTCTATCGCTTCTCATAACATGTCACTTATATCAGTAAACTGTGATGCAATacttcattttatatttttacccAAAGTAATGCTATTTGTAACCAAAACAATCACTTTTACACCAAACTATTAAATGAGAAACCAGTGGCAATATCAGAGTTTTTCATTAAGCAGAACCGCTAACATCTAAGCTAATTAAACGAGAACAAAACTCTTTCTTCCCCATTTCGACGAAACTCTTTCATTTACAATTAAGAATCAATTATCCTTTGAGGGGGAGAAACACTTGATTTCTGCCAATTTAGTTTAAACCCATTGGTACTGCAAAATTACAGATGACCTCAGTACATGTTTGGGTAAAACATTTCAACACTTTTACACCAAAAATGAATGTATATCTTCATTTACAACGAACATCAGCCCACCCCGACAAGCATTCTCTCAAAGGGCAAAAATCAAAAATGTTATATCACCTGAAATTTTGTCGGATCTTCTACCATGGCTTAAGGTCAGCTATGGGTCCTGCGGTCCAGTTAAGGACTTTCTCCCCGGGTTTCAAGAAAATGCTTCGATTGTGTGGCAATTTACGAGCAAGCCCATTTAGAATTTGATGAAAAGCATCACCAGGTTGAGCGGGGGTAGGGAACAGCATAGCTTGTTTAACCGAAGGATTAGCAAGTAACCTTTGTTTCCTCAAGATAACTTCGGGAGGGATTGAAGTAAGAATTGTGTCCAAATTCGGAACATCCTTCTCGTCAACAAACAACCCGATTTCTTCCCAAGGGATGGCATCCGCAAATGGAAGAACAATATCATCAGCTATAATCACAGGAATGCACCCAAATATAACAGCTTCCACTAGTCTAGGACTCCACGGTGCCCATCCTAGCGGGCACAAGCAAAACACAGCTCTTTGCATATCCTCGTAGTATGTCGTTGGATGTTCCGTTGAGATGTCAAAAAGTGGATTGTCTTTGAAGTTTTCCCAAACCGCTGCTCTTGCACCCCTGTACATCAAGTAACATTTATCGGGCATAAGTAAAAGTACCAAGTCCGTTTTAGCTAAACAGAGACTTATCGTATCTATTTTCACTGATCTTTGTACGTTTGAGTTTTTGATTATAGGGTGTGACAAACAACTGATagatttgaccagctgattttgtaCCTTTTGCtatgagcagcttgttcaaaaacagcttattcataacaataagttgtttcaaccagctaatttaccaaacattagcattGGCTAATTTGACCGCCCAAccttctatttatatcaaaataagcaaAGATTGTCTAATaagctattttgccaaacaccccctatgGTTTTAGTTGTGCGATAGTAATTAACCCCATGATTTAGACTAAGGTGCAAACAAACCCAAATGGTTTTTAATGCAGCAAATTCTGGCATTTGATTTGATTGCACAATCCAGTAAACTTTTAGGGTTCTTTTGCTACATTGAAAACCTTCGGGGCTAATTCTTAAGTCGTAACATCGAAAAACTTTGGGGTCAATTTGCACCTTGTCCAACCCTTTGGGGCTGGGATGCCATATTTGTCGTTGTAATTGGAAGTACATGCATACATATGTGATTTAAAGCGACCAAGCAATAGGAACCTTCAAAGCATGTACAACAAAAAAATTGCGAGCGATAAAGGAGAGAGCAAACCTTGCATAGTAGCCTCCTTCTGGGTCATTCCCGACATCGTAAAAAAGTCCACGGAAGTAAACAAATATGGAACGAGGAACATCTGGAGGGATCAAATGTGCTTGCATTTTCTGCGGAGGAGCATATGGTGGAATAGTGATGGAACCTTCCTTCAAGCAAACATGATTCCGCTGACCAAATGTCTGAACCAAAGTAGCACATTGGAGCAAAGGAAGAATCCCTCTTTCAATCGCTTTTTCTTCCTGTAGGGTGAACAGATGTCAGGAGTTTGATATTACGATAACTCGAGATGACACaaattagttcatacttcattgtctTCTCACCTGATAATGAAAGCAAGCACCAAAGTCGTGAGGTACGACAAAAAAATGATCGGCTCCTTCTGTCCGATTCCAATAAGGCCAGTTTGATGATATAAGTTGTATAGCACTTCTCATCATACGCGGGGATTTGAAAGGCAATGGGAGACCATTTGGTGTTAAATCACAAGTGCTATACACTGGAGTGTAAAACCAATCAGCTTCTTCAGGATTAAGGGTTCTGACTGGACTCGACAGAAGAAACCGGTGCATAAATATCTCAGCTGCGAACATGTGGGTAAGGCATCTTGGATCCTTCTGTAAAATCTTTTTGTTGTATTTGCTAGGAAGCTCGTAAACGAAAACCTTCAGTCTTCCAACCGGATCATCTTCCAGAACATCACCGGCACTACCTGAAAATTTTAGCAATTGGCAAGAAAATTCATCAGAATCCAAGGTAAGAAGTCTATTTGTGAAACGGAAAAGATAGAAATGTTGGTTGTTGAAGATTTTAAGCAAACAAGCAAAGTTGAAAAAAAGGTGGGAAAACAGAGCCAGAGGACTAGCTAGTGTCTTGAAATTTCCTTCTTTCAAATTAATGTTCAGAAgactaatatataatatatcctggggcctcaaccatcggcTTAAGCTTTTGTTTGAGGCCCAAAGATACGTATATACTCTTACACTCTCCACAGACAGCATCGAATGAATGTTCAAACAATATCTCCAATTAAATTGCAGCGGATCATGTTCGAAAAATAACCCACGTGCGATCCCACatcgaagaattagagagaggttgacaaatatatatacttgatgggTTACTCCTCCAAATTGGTTTCGGGATAGAATCTCATCTAATTTGTATGTAGTCAACTCTCCTCTTGTGTGGGTCTTGTGTACAACAGTACAAGCCCATATTTATCAGATCCTACTTTGTAATCATCTTTTCGATTCGATACACAAGATGCCCCCATAACCAAACCTAATCTTTAGTCAATAGTATTAGAAGTTTAAATAACACTCAAATGCTAATTTGAAAGAACTAGAAAGTTCAGAGCACATTGACTTTCAGAAAACAATGTGTAACTATCCTCACAAATAACCATACTCTATGAACTGGAGCTCATGCTCATTTCTTATTGTACACTTCGACATTCTCTAACACGAGTTCAACTAACAACTCTCTAGTTGGGAAGCCAGAAGATTTAAGGCATTTTTCTGAGCTATCGTTCTTATGATCATTCTAACACGACCATTGGAGATAAAACTCAACACTATTGCTTATGAAAACTTCATTTGAGATAAAATTAATCAGCACTGTCAAAGTAAAGAGCATATAGGTCCTAAATGACTTGCATACTTCACAAAACCCTCTTCTGCAGAATAATTTATTTGGCACAAAAACCCATTTAAAATACAAGGATCTCGTCAGGAAAAAGATGAAATTTTgtaaatcaaacacaaaatcaaGACAGAAAACCATAATAACAGCACTTGTTCATCCCTGCCTCCAAATTTTCCTCAGAAATGGGAGAAGTAGGAGCATTTTCAACATCTTATCATATTTCATTGCAATGAAAAAGACATGAATACCAATTGAACCACATAACAAGGTGAAAATATACTACAATCCAATCATCATCATGCCCGATGTATCCCCCATAAAAAAACTATGAGCAGGGTATGGGGAGGAAAGAaaggcggcaactcatatcATAAAGGAGAACGCGGCCAAAGAGTATACTACAATCCAAGGTGAATACACTACAATCCAATCAAAAACagaaaatcaacaaaacaattaaaacaGTTCATAAAACCCTTAAACAAACGAAGAAGGGACACCAATCTAGTGAGTAATGCACAAACACATACAATAGAATTGACAATCCttaataatcaaaatcaaattcgaaCAATAATCATACAAACTCACCTGAAATACGCTCAGTAGAATGAGGCTGCGACTGCCGTTTAGCATCAATTAACACCCCTTTAACTGAAAATAcaacaatcaaaacaaaaacccaCCTCCAAATCTCCATTCTTTTGAAAGAAGAACAAGATCAAACAATAGATAGAGGTAAAGAAATCAAGTATTCCAATATCTCATGTAAGAACAGCTTGTAGGGGCAAAAAAAAGGGTATTTCAAGCTGAAAATTGTTGGATAAAGAGTCTGCTTCATACACCAGACTTGATTTCGTtttctcaaggtttttgctggaATTGGAAGGGACGCAGTACTTTCTTTCTGAGTTCGTGGGTTTTGTAGAAATCGTTGTCTGAGTTTGAAATGTGCTGTTAAATGGAATAATTTCTTGGtactttatactaataattttgttCAAGGCTTTGTTTAGAAGATGGTATCAGTAAAAAACAGGAAGCAGGGATTGGTGGATAGAGAGTCAACTTCATGTACCTATCTTTCAACCtgttttgttttcaattgagTTTAGTTAATAGGTTTTAAATAATAGtgaaatttaatttactgatatattttatttatctattttagtggaaatttatttaagaattaactaaattttccttttaaactcttttttttttaagtttataatattttaatatgcatctatatataatttctatttacaagtttatatttttatttgtttttccacTTAAGTACACTCTCTAACTCTTAAACTTATAATTGGTGCACACTATTCTAATAATTTACACTAAAGTTATCAAAGATCAAttcattttttgttcttctgCTTACCTTTACGCCCCATGAACCTCAAGAATTTAAGGTAATTACTAATTCACCCTGATATTGATTCACTGCTTTGGATTTGACTGATAGCGGAATTTGAGTTAAAAGTTGAGAAGACAAAGGGGTTATACTTTTTAGTTTGATTGTTTCATTCACTTTTAGCTATTTGATTGTTAATCGGTGGTAAAACAAAaaagtatttgataaataaGTTTTTAAATAGGTGAAAACTTCTTAGTCAAAATGGAAAAACTAGTTTTGATAGGTTTTTTAATGGTTCTTGGCTTGCTGATTCGTTTTATTAAATATACAAACATCAAATAACTAAGTTTATCAAATATCTCTCTAAACAACTGTCTTATTTAactagcttaaaaaccaataactATAGTGAACACAATTGTCAAACAAATCTaacgaaaataatatcatttaatGCTCATCTTTAATTTTGTACAAGCAAAGTGGCCAATGGCAAAAGCTTTGCAAATTTTAACCTCGGGCTTTGTATGCTTCTCAATCGGGTTCTTCTTGCAAACAAAACTTCAAATGAAGTatgtctttcaaaaaaaaaaaaaaaaacctttagagaccgtctctttaagaAACGTCTCTCAAATCCAGCCCATTAaatttaatgcctacttacaatattcttaatggcTAATTACCGTAACTACTCACAATATCTTAAAATGttcttacattatttttaatgtctacttataatattttaaaaaataatatttttgagtCAGtccaattaaaaattttctctcacaacaatttgtgattgGCCATACTTGGTTTTATGGTATTTGCATACTACGTTACGTTATGCTTTGCAGACGTGCACTAAGCTGGAAAAATTTTGAAGCTTTTTCTAACAAAACAATGGGGAACGATGGGCTTTGCAAATTTTAACTTGGAGGACAAAGTTTTCATCCTAAACGAAGCCACACCCGTAAACGAAAGGATAACTAAACTGAGTTCATTAACCAAATGCTGTTAGACAAGCAGTAGCATAATCAAGAAAGGCGAAAATTTACTACAAAACCTCATTTTCCTATAAATATACGTGTCAACTAGTACTTGTAAGTTTCCAAAATTTGGCCCATCAACCAACGTAAAAGCGGGTTGGATATCCGACCTGGTTTCCCAAAAATGACCCGCCATCCAAGACCCGGTTCATTGGGTCGAGTTCTTTTTACACCCTTTAGTGTGATGTTAGAGTGCGCTTGCTCATCAAACACATCGAGAAGAAGACCATCCAATGTCTTTTGTTGCTCCTACAAAACGGTGagtctttctttatagaaaggGAAGAGTTGGAATGGATGGAACTTTTCCCCAGTGTCTTCATCCTCCCATACTGCTGCCATTGGAACTCCTCTTTCACTCCATTGGTCATTTCTCACTTCACcagaccttgagcaaacaagcACAAACCCACTTTTCCAATAAATAACCATAGAATAGACAAGAACCGCATAACAAGAAAACACACAGACCTGTACGAACCTAACGCCAAATTGGGGGCGCTCTAGACCCGCCTTTTATAAGGGTTTGGATCTCATTTTTTGAGACCTATCGGGTCTAGAACGGATCTGAATCTCAAAAATAATCCGGTTCTGGGTCCGAATCCAGACACTCGAACCCAGACCCTACCTCTAGACCTAGACCCAAGACCCCCCtagatccagacccggaccctatatattttttttaaaacttcattaaaatatttttaataaaactcTAAAACTTATCCCTCTATTTGGGAGTCTTTTCTCTCTCCTGAAATGGGTGGTCAACCATCCCATATTCTCATTTACATTTACAGTAGCTAAACAATAGCAAAATAAACCAGCAATTccatttcaatttcttcattaaATTCTGATCTCTCCCCTCTAATTTGTCAAACAATTTTCCTTTTTGGCAGCCTTCCATTACATCAAACGACTTtactttgaatttttaattttttattatttttatttgatttttgattgtaTTTAGTTTCTGAAGTAGTCTTTTAAGTGAtttgaatttcaatttgtttGCAATTGAAATTGATCAAATGTTTGacagttaatttattttttcttgtttttaagtttgattttggttcatattaaaaaatttgaagtaTATGGAGAGATTTGAAAGAAATGAGATTGTTATTTAATGCATTAACAACTTCCCATTATATGTACAATAATTGCACACACATAAGACCAAATCAAAGACTACCAAGAAATCATGCAAAATTGAATATGAAACACAAATTATTGAGAGAAACGATTTTTACGAAAGACGCATTATATATATTATGGGCTAAATCGTCTAATTAATACAACTTAAAAAGGAGATAAGAATGTGGGCTTTATATTTAGAGGTCGTCTCTCTGAGAGACGgtttctcacaagagtagctacATATGAAAACTACCACACAAATATCGAGTCATTGATGATTTTGCGCCCATTTTTCTTCCATTCGCCTTAACCAACGACTTGTTGGTTTGTTCAACGAGTCGTCGGTTCTACACTATGGCTCATCAAACATTCTGCCTTTGTTCCAAATTTGACCTTTATTCCTAAGTCAACCCTTGAGTAAGCTTGGCAATGACTTTGAATGATAACTAATATTCCAAAATTCCAACAATTTATTACTTAGAagtttgaaagagaacccaCAAATGTGAGTTAATTTTGTGGTATGTGTAGCGTAATAGTAGTCATAAGTCAAGACTTTAAGTTCAAACACATGGAATTAATAAATGCCGTTAGGTGGACGCAAATAGTATTATTGTATTATCGCTAACAGCTCAAACTTTGGCACCACTTTTTCAACCACTAAATCTAGAGAACTTGGAAAATGGattaatcttttttatttttttagtattggACATaatgtaaaaatgcggtaacgggAGTAATGCAATTATCATAACGTCTAATAATGGTCAAAaacataagatatcccttgatatggCCTAAAACAATAGATTTTTTACACCTTTCCAATGCGTGAAATATCCGTTCGTTTTATGAAACCTTTACAACACGGCCGATGAAATGCGACTTTATTTTAACACTACAATACAGAATAGGCCTAGAGAAGGAAAAAGACACAGAGAATCAAATCCAAAATTTACTTGAAAAGCGTGGCAAGTGCTCCGACTGAAACAACACTTAGTTCCCAAAAAAGGATTATTCTTATCAAGTTTTTCTATGTATGAAAAGGATACACGTGTATATATTCAATCGCTAAATTCCGTCCAGGTACAAGCTATTTAATGACTTGAAATAATTAAACGTTACTcctttcatttcattttgatgttcaactatattttaaattcaacattttcttttttttttggttgaaaatacaACATTTTCACATtaagtaaaattaaatttttttgcgTGCTTaatttacttttcttttatatttgattttatttattaataaatcatTTTAAGAGTAAAGGGTAGtcataaatcaattttaatcactCATATTTGATTTAAACATCTGAGAAGGAAAACATGGAATGAAAAGGAGGGGAACATTAAATATAATTGGGATGCTCCACAAAAATCCGGCCTTTGGGAGAATATGGTATATAAATTGGTGTAGTAGGTATGAGCTTAGGACCAAACAAAGCCAGactaataaaattttcattgaaTAACTCCTACTTGATAACCAGCAACAGCAAGGAGAGTGACCAACCCAGAAGTATTCAGTTTTTATATACATAACAAAAAAGACACAGAAAGATAGAGATTCTGAAGATGGAAGAAAAAGATCATACCAATATCAATGGAAAGGATAATACAGCTGAGCAACATAAACTTTGCCTTATGAGAGCCCTTGTTGAACACCGTGATCCGTCTGCCAAGGTACTCTCTTCCCAACTATCTTTTTTCTGTTCTTTTTTACTTGCAAATTcaagaaaaatgaagaaactAAGCAAGAATTGTTCATAATCTTACATGAAACaataagataataataattgagATTTTCCTGCATTAATGAAATTGAGATTATTTCAGATAGTGGGAACTAGAAGTGTTCAAAACAATCCTGAAAATCTGAAATTTATCCGACCTCGTAACCGAAAccgatttgacccgacttaaatgatttacaattatgcaaaaaaaaatatggacGCAAAATCGGATTCCAAACCAATCCAAAATATCTAACCCGATGACCTGAATGAATACTTCTAGTCGGCACTTTGAGATTATTCATCAAAACTAAAAAAGGGTTCTTTAGAACTGAAGGGAATTCAATATTTATGTATACAAACCAGGAGGCAGATGACTTGATGTTGAGGAGATTCTTAAGAGCCCGAGATCTAAATGTAGAGAAGGCAGCTACCATGTTCTTGAAGTACCTGAAATGGAAGCGAACATTTTTACCAAAAGGTTTTGTTTCAGAAGATGAGATTGAGTATGACCTTTCCCAAAACAAAATATGTCTAGGAGGACAAGACAAACAAGGACGACCTATTGTCGTTGCTTTTGCAGGTCGACATTACCAAAGTTCCAAACCAGGAGGTCTTGATGAATTCAAGCGTACGTTTCTTCCTGTGTTCCTCCACTTTCCATCTTCAGCTACTTTCGACTCTAATATCATCCTGTGAGATTCTTTGCAGGTCTTGTTGTGTACACTCTTGACAAGCTATGTGCAAGGTTACTTTCTAAAAGTTCCATATTTTCAATTGAAAAAAACATACTTCAATGTATAAATCCTTACTTCCTGTCTCCCTCCATTCTAAGATCACCCTATTTTCTATTTGGGTTGTCCTTAAAAATTTTCTCTATTCCCTTTTTAGCAAGTAACTTGGAGCAGTCCTTTATGAACAGAGTACGGTTTAAGAAAGCAAGAATAAGTGGCTTGG harbors:
- the LOC130800459 gene encoding uncharacterized protein LOC130800459 isoform X1; translation: MASGSQSDASDSDMLHFSVSELTSYLSDIMHKVFAGKERDIEEILNSQTTRNFNKVYHYPRVPLVEVYDWCIDNTFVKDQIANNSFWSRAKECCGIFPSYIVKDFEQTVVLEPKMGENVCVKILEGFFKTQKRVIHLGLVQIAIRPLRRERFSNVPIKVGLTDKSHPIFGDSILALVETNLSQGPFHFNCFPDSFYNLQDPSQSVDALKLYVMTSWIPLVLSYRVVCEVLEHPTYKFSNRVSGETTYIQTAIPKTTKWDQVELPYRWIENYFGFYDC
- the LOC130799179 gene encoding uncharacterized protein LOC130799179 isoform X2, which translates into the protein MEEKDHTNINGKDNTAEQHKLCLMRALVEHRDPSAKEADDLMLRRFLRARDLNVEKAATMFLKYLKWKRTFLPKGFVSEDEIEYDLSQNKICLGGQDKQGRPIVVAFAGRHYQSSKPGGLDEFKRLVVYTLDKLCARIPDGQEKFLAIGDLQGWGYSNSDVRGYLGFISVLQDYYPERLGKLFIVHAPRVFMAVWKVVYPFIDENTKAKIQFVEKQHIKSKLLEDIDESQLPDIYGGKLQLVPVQDA
- the LOC130800459 gene encoding uncharacterized protein LOC130800459 isoform X3 yields the protein MHKVFAGKERDIEEILNSQTTRNFNKVYHYPRVPLVEVYDWCIDNTFVKDQIANNSFWSRAKECCGIFPSYIVKDFEQTVVLEPKMGENVCVKILEGFFKTQKRVIHLGLVQIAIRPLRRERFSNVPIKVGLTDKSHPIFGDSILALVETNLSQGPFHFNCFPDSFYNLQDPSQSVDALKLYVMTSWIPLVLSYRVVCEVLEHPTYKFSNRVSGETTYIQTAIPKTTKWDQVELPYRWIENYFGFYDC
- the LOC130799179 gene encoding uncharacterized protein LOC130799179 isoform X1; its protein translation is MEEKDHTNINGKDNTAEQHKLCLMRALVEHRDPSAKEADDLMLRRFLRARDLNVEKAATMFLKYLKWKRTFLPKGFVSEDEIEYDLSQNKICLGGQDKQGRPIVVAFAGRHYQSSKPGGLDEFKRTFLPVFLHFPSSATFDSNIILIPDGQEKFLAIGDLQGWGYSNSDVRGYLGFISVLQDYYPERLGKLFIVHAPRVFMAVWKVVYPFIDENTKAKIQFVEKQHIKSKLLEDIDESQLPDIYGGKLQLVPVQDA
- the LOC130800458 gene encoding probable beta-1,4-xylosyltransferase IRX10L — encoded protein: MEIWRWVFVLIVVFSVKGVLIDAKRQSQPHSTERISGSAGDVLEDDPVGRLKVFVYELPSKYNKKILQKDPRCLTHMFAAEIFMHRFLLSSPVRTLNPEEADWFYTPVYSTCDLTPNGLPLPFKSPRMMRSAIQLISSNWPYWNRTEGADHFFVVPHDFGACFHYQEEKAIERGILPLLQCATLVQTFGQRNHVCLKEGSITIPPYAPPQKMQAHLIPPDVPRSIFVYFRGLFYDVGNDPEGGYYARGARAAVWENFKDNPLFDISTEHPTTYYEDMQRAVFCLCPLGWAPWSPRLVEAVIFGCIPVIIADDIVLPFADAIPWEEIGLFVDEKDVPNLDTILTSIPPEVILRKQRLLANPSVKQAMLFPTPAQPGDAFHQILNGLARKLPHNRSIFLKPGEKVLNWTAGPIADLKPW